The Halobacterium sp. CBA1132 genome has a segment encoding these proteins:
- a CDS encoding phosphoribosyltransferase family protein: MNRAEKAALQLRAVDVLRTLKETRTYDELSTETGLPAGDLNRYVNGHVLPSAERAREVVEEAGAGLLREELEARVRLDDEGYVDNSGVVFDQSFLDLVAPVAAETFDFERPDVVLTAATDGITLAASLASYYGARCAYAKKSKETAVEEFIEARKRFASGIELTYYLPASAIEAGDTVLVVDDLIRSGETQEILLDIAGAADADVTGVFTLIAVGDDGVERARELTDAPVGALANLE, translated from the coding sequence ATGAACCGAGCAGAGAAGGCCGCCCTCCAGTTGCGGGCCGTCGACGTGCTGCGCACGCTCAAGGAGACCCGGACGTACGACGAACTCTCCACGGAAACCGGGCTCCCCGCCGGCGACCTCAACCGCTACGTGAACGGCCACGTTCTCCCGAGCGCTGAGCGCGCCCGCGAAGTCGTCGAAGAGGCCGGCGCCGGCCTCCTCCGTGAGGAACTGGAAGCCCGCGTCCGCCTCGACGACGAGGGCTACGTCGACAACTCCGGCGTCGTCTTCGACCAGTCGTTCCTCGACCTGGTCGCGCCGGTCGCCGCCGAGACGTTCGACTTCGAGCGCCCCGACGTCGTGCTCACCGCCGCCACCGACGGCATCACGCTCGCGGCGTCGCTGGCCTCCTACTACGGCGCGCGTTGCGCGTACGCCAAGAAGTCCAAGGAGACCGCCGTCGAGGAGTTCATCGAGGCGCGCAAGCGCTTCGCGTCGGGCATCGAACTCACGTACTACCTCCCCGCCTCGGCCATCGAGGCCGGCGACACCGTCCTCGTCGTCGACGACCTCATCCGGTCGGGCGAGACCCAGGAGATTCTGCTGGACATCGCCGGCGCGGCGGACGCTGACGTCACCGGCGTGTTCACGCTCATCGCGGTCGGCGACGACGGCGTCGAGCGCGCCCGCGAACTCACCGACGCCCCCGTCGGCGCGCTCGCGAACCTCGAATAG
- the pyrE gene encoding orotate phosphoribosyltransferase, with product MVMTDDLVQLLRDADAVKFGEFELSHGGTSEYYVDKYLFETDPDCLRAIAEAFAERLDADAKLGGVALGGVPLAAATSVEADVPYVIARKQAKEYGTGNRIEGRLEDGEEVVVVEDIATTGQSAVDAVEALRDAGAEVNRALLVVDREEGGRELLAEHGVEMEALVTATDLLDAE from the coding sequence CTGGTAATGACCGACGACCTCGTCCAGCTGCTCCGCGACGCGGACGCCGTCAAATTCGGGGAGTTCGAGCTCTCCCACGGCGGCACCTCCGAATACTACGTGGACAAGTACCTCTTCGAGACGGACCCCGACTGCCTGCGCGCCATCGCCGAAGCGTTCGCCGAGCGCCTCGACGCGGACGCGAAACTCGGCGGCGTCGCGCTCGGCGGCGTGCCGCTCGCGGCCGCGACGTCCGTCGAAGCCGACGTGCCGTACGTCATCGCGCGCAAGCAAGCCAAGGAGTACGGCACCGGCAACCGCATCGAGGGCCGTCTCGAAGACGGCGAGGAGGTCGTCGTCGTGGAGGACATCGCCACCACCGGGCAGTCCGCCGTCGACGCCGTGGAGGCGCTGCGGGACGCGGGCGCGGAAGTGAATCGCGCGCTGCTCGTGGTCGACCGCGAGGAGGGCGGCCGCGAACTGCTCGCCGAGCACGGCGTCGAGATGGAGGCGCTCGTGACGGCGACCGACCTGCTGGACGCCGAGTAA
- a CDS encoding CDP-2,3-bis-(O-geranylgeranyl)-sn-glycerol synthase — protein MGLVATVATAVWVMLPAYVPNNAAVLAGGGRPIDGGRTWGGKRVLGDGKTWRGTAVGVLAGVALAAVLNAIGPSVSDAIGVALPSFPAAAMVALPLGAMLGDILASFLKRRTGRERGAAFPLLDQLDFVVVALALAALAAPAWFGATFTLDVVVAILVLTPLLHVLTNGIAYLLGLKNEPY, from the coding sequence ATGGGTCTCGTAGCGACGGTCGCGACTGCGGTGTGGGTGATGCTGCCCGCGTACGTGCCGAACAACGCCGCGGTGCTGGCGGGCGGCGGCCGCCCCATCGACGGCGGCCGCACGTGGGGCGGCAAACGCGTGCTCGGCGACGGGAAGACGTGGCGCGGCACCGCCGTCGGCGTGCTCGCCGGCGTCGCGCTCGCCGCCGTCCTGAACGCCATCGGACCGTCTGTCAGCGACGCCATCGGCGTCGCACTCCCGTCGTTCCCGGCCGCCGCGATGGTCGCGCTCCCGCTCGGTGCGATGCTCGGCGACATCCTCGCCTCGTTCCTCAAGCGCCGCACCGGCCGCGAACGCGGCGCCGCCTTCCCCCTCCTCGACCAACTCGACTTCGTCGTCGTCGCGCTCGCCCTCGCCGCTCTCGCCGCCCCCGCCTGGTTCGGCGCCACCTTCACCCTCGACGTCGTCGTCGCCATCCTCGTGCTCACGCCGCTGCTCCACGTCCTCACCAACGGTATCGCCTATCTGCTCGGCCTGAAGAACGAGCCATACTAA
- a CDS encoding proline dehydrogenase family protein, producing MIPPIASNFVAGETPAEAIEYAESLNARGVKAILNLLGEHYERRPPADEDAAAYEALVRDVSKSGVDACVSVKPSQIGLDVGEDVFRENLAGIVEVADEHDVFTWVDMEDHETTDATLDAYEDLTTEYGGGVGLCIQANLKRTEDDLKRLADLPGKVRLVKGAYDEPKSLAYKRKERVNEAYRDYLEYAFREFDGGVAVGSHDPEMIAYARDLHDEYGTDYEVQMLMGVRGDAQFDLAADGVDVYQYVPYGGKWVSYFYRRAMERKENLLFALRAVLGR from the coding sequence ATGATCCCGCCCATCGCGAGCAACTTCGTCGCGGGGGAGACGCCCGCGGAAGCCATCGAGTACGCCGAGTCGTTGAACGCTCGCGGCGTGAAGGCAATCCTGAATCTGCTGGGCGAACACTACGAGCGCCGGCCGCCGGCCGACGAGGACGCCGCGGCCTACGAGGCGCTCGTGCGCGACGTCTCGAAGAGCGGCGTCGACGCCTGCGTGTCGGTGAAGCCCTCCCAAATCGGGCTGGACGTCGGCGAGGACGTCTTCCGGGAGAACCTCGCGGGCATCGTCGAGGTCGCGGACGAACACGACGTGTTCACGTGGGTGGACATGGAGGACCACGAGACGACGGACGCGACGCTGGACGCGTACGAGGACTTGACGACGGAGTACGGGGGCGGTGTCGGTCTCTGCATCCAGGCGAACCTCAAGCGCACGGAGGACGACTTGAAACGGCTCGCTGACCTCCCGGGGAAAGTGCGACTCGTGAAGGGCGCCTACGACGAGCCGAAGTCGCTTGCGTACAAGCGCAAGGAGCGCGTGAACGAGGCGTACCGGGACTACCTCGAATACGCGTTCCGGGAGTTCGACGGCGGCGTCGCGGTGGGCAGCCACGACCCCGAAATGATAGCGTACGCCCGCGACCTCCACGACGAGTACGGCACGGACTACGAGGTCCAGATGCTGATGGGCGTGCGCGGCGACGCGCAGTTCGACCTCGCGGCCGACGGCGTCGACGTCTACCAGTACGTGCCCTACGGCGGCAAGTGGGTCTCGTACTTCTACCGGCGCGCGATGGAGCGCAAGGAGAACCTGTTGTTCGCGCTGCGGGCGGTTCTGGGGCGGTAG
- a CDS encoding DUF502 domain-containing protein, translating into MTSWKRDFASGLVVLAPILVTLYVLYWLFSLIARFSLLATNVDDPVVAVSLTVVIFVLLVFSVGYLMRTALGTFAEEVLDSLVNRLPGLRIVYNASKMAVETVLSGNEAEFQKPVKVEPWDGMRLTAFKTGKTTPDGREVVFMPTAPNITSGFVMELEPEDIEDADESTEDALTRVLSAGFGENERDVPEPFTGEDDE; encoded by the coding sequence ATGACCTCGTGGAAGCGGGACTTCGCGAGCGGGCTCGTGGTACTCGCCCCGATTCTGGTCACGCTGTACGTCCTCTACTGGCTGTTCTCGCTCATCGCGCGGTTCTCGCTGCTCGCGACGAACGTCGACGATCCCGTCGTGGCGGTCAGTCTGACCGTCGTCATTTTCGTGTTGCTGGTGTTCTCCGTGGGCTACCTGATGCGGACCGCGCTGGGGACGTTCGCGGAGGAAGTGTTGGACAGCCTCGTCAACCGACTGCCGGGGCTGCGAATCGTCTACAACGCCTCGAAGATGGCCGTCGAGACGGTGCTGTCGGGCAACGAGGCGGAGTTCCAGAAGCCCGTGAAAGTCGAGCCGTGGGACGGGATGCGCCTGACCGCGTTCAAGACGGGGAAGACGACCCCGGACGGCCGCGAGGTGGTGTTCATGCCGACCGCGCCGAACATCACTTCGGGGTTCGTGATGGAGCTCGAACCCGAGGACATCGAGGACGCCGACGAGTCCACGGAGGACGCGCTCACGCGAGTGCTGTCGGCGGGGTTCGGGGAGAACGAGCGCGACGTCCCCGAGCCGTTCACGGGCGAGGACGACGAGTAG
- a CDS encoding branched-chain amino acid transaminase — protein sequence MSGFEDMDVDTIWMNGDFVDWDDAQVHVLTHALHYGSGVFEGVRAYDTDNGPALFRWEEHLDRLFASAKPYDLEIDFTREELTEATVELLDRQDLASCYVRPIAYFGYDSLGVSPKDCPTDVTIAAWPWGTYLGEEALEEGVEVMVSSWRKHASSQIPTNAKTTGLYVNSMLAGEEARRNGYTEAIVLNKEGNVAEGPGENLFLVRDGEIFTPGLSESILDGITRDTVITLAEERGYTVHDDVSISRGELNTADELFFTGSAAEVTPIRQVDNVEIGAGTRGPVTEELQQAFFDAVETGDREEWFHYV from the coding sequence ATGAGCGGCTTCGAAGACATGGACGTCGACACCATCTGGATGAACGGCGACTTCGTGGACTGGGACGACGCCCAAGTCCACGTGCTCACGCACGCGCTCCACTACGGCAGCGGCGTCTTCGAGGGCGTCCGCGCGTACGACACCGACAACGGCCCCGCGCTGTTCCGCTGGGAGGAGCACCTAGACCGGCTGTTCGCGTCCGCGAAACCGTACGACCTCGAAATCGACTTTACCCGCGAGGAACTCACCGAAGCCACCGTCGAACTGCTCGACCGGCAGGACCTCGCGTCGTGTTACGTCCGCCCCATCGCGTACTTCGGCTACGACTCGCTGGGCGTCTCCCCGAAGGACTGCCCGACAGACGTCACCATCGCCGCGTGGCCGTGGGGGACGTACCTCGGCGAGGAAGCGCTCGAAGAGGGCGTCGAAGTGATGGTCTCCTCGTGGCGCAAGCACGCCTCCAGCCAGATTCCGACCAACGCCAAGACCACCGGCCTCTACGTCAACTCCATGCTCGCCGGCGAGGAAGCCCGCCGCAACGGCTACACGGAAGCCATCGTTCTCAACAAGGAGGGCAACGTCGCGGAAGGCCCCGGCGAGAACCTCTTCCTCGTGCGCGACGGCGAAATCTTCACGCCCGGGCTCTCCGAGAGCATCCTCGACGGCATCACCCGCGACACCGTCATCACGCTCGCCGAGGAGCGCGGCTACACCGTCCACGACGACGTCTCCATCTCGCGGGGCGAACTCAACACCGCCGACGAACTGTTCTTCACCGGCTCCGCCGCGGAAGTCACGCCCATCCGGCAGGTCGACAACGTCGAAATCGGCGCCGGCACCCGCGGCCCCGTCACCGAGGAGCTACAGCAGGCGTTCTTCGACGCCGTCGAGACCGGCGACCGCGAAGAGTGGTTCCACTACGTCTAA
- a CDS encoding Na+/H+ antiporter NhaC family protein, with translation MSDTESLTYEDIDEARRPSLVEALVPIAAVVVSLGVGSGYLGLAPHAPLLWSIAFTGLFARYRLGYDWDGVYDAAASGLKMGLQAILILFVIYGLIATWISAGTIPGLMYYGLGTLTPVVFLPVTAVLAAIVAFAIGSSWTTVGTLGVAFVGIGEGLGVPLAMTAGAIVSGAYAGDKQSPLSDTTNLAAAVTNADLYDHIKAMRNGTAIAFGLSVLAYAVLGVYFIEGGTTDIAAISGPLADSYALGPLVFLPLVVTFGLALRGYPPLPSLIAGIFAGVLTTVVAQGVGFTAAWNIFLNGTNPATGSKLVNGLLDVEGISGSAWTISVVVAALSLGGLLERTGILATLAHYLTRAVWSPGSLVAGTGVAAIVTNAFSAQQYMSIVVPGMSLRNLYDEYDLPETDLSRAVEAAGTPTGPFFPWHAGAVFMTSQLYPNTAGAISWLWVPFYFFGILSPLVLFAMALTGHGYTRNPDRGDAAPAADD, from the coding sequence ATGAGCGACACCGAATCCCTCACGTACGAGGACATCGACGAGGCCCGCCGCCCCAGCCTCGTCGAGGCGCTCGTGCCCATCGCGGCCGTCGTCGTCTCGCTCGGCGTCGGTTCGGGCTACCTCGGCCTCGCACCGCACGCGCCGCTCCTCTGGAGTATCGCATTCACCGGCCTGTTCGCGCGCTACCGGCTCGGCTACGACTGGGACGGCGTCTACGACGCCGCCGCCTCCGGCCTCAAGATGGGGCTGCAGGCGATTCTCATCCTGTTCGTCATCTACGGGCTCATCGCCACGTGGATCAGCGCCGGCACCATCCCCGGCCTGATGTACTACGGGCTCGGCACCCTGACGCCCGTGGTCTTCCTACCTGTGACCGCCGTGCTCGCCGCCATCGTCGCGTTCGCCATCGGCTCCTCGTGGACGACCGTGGGGACGCTCGGCGTCGCGTTCGTCGGCATCGGCGAGGGACTCGGTGTCCCGCTGGCGATGACCGCGGGCGCCATCGTCTCCGGCGCGTACGCCGGCGACAAGCAGAGCCCCCTCTCTGACACCACGAACCTCGCGGCCGCCGTCACGAACGCCGACCTCTACGACCACATCAAGGCGATGCGCAACGGCACCGCCATCGCGTTCGGCCTCTCCGTGCTCGCGTACGCCGTCCTCGGCGTCTACTTCATCGAGGGCGGCACCACCGACATCGCGGCCATCAGCGGGCCGCTGGCTGACTCGTACGCGCTCGGCCCGCTCGTGTTCCTGCCGCTCGTGGTGACCTTCGGCCTCGCGCTCCGCGGCTACCCGCCGCTTCCCTCGCTGATTGCGGGTATCTTCGCGGGCGTGCTCACCACCGTCGTCGCGCAGGGCGTCGGCTTCACCGCCGCGTGGAACATCTTCCTCAACGGCACCAACCCCGCCACGGGGAGCAAACTCGTGAATGGGCTGCTCGACGTCGAGGGGATCTCGGGGTCGGCGTGGACCATCTCCGTCGTCGTCGCCGCGCTGTCCCTCGGCGGCCTGCTCGAACGCACGGGCATCCTCGCGACGCTCGCCCACTACCTCACGCGGGCCGTCTGGTCGCCGGGGTCGCTGGTCGCCGGCACCGGCGTCGCGGCCATCGTGACCAACGCCTTCTCCGCCCAGCAGTACATGAGCATCGTCGTCCCCGGGATGAGCCTCCGGAACCTCTACGACGAGTACGACCTCCCCGAGACGGACCTCTCGCGGGCCGTCGAGGCCGCCGGCACGCCGACCGGGCCGTTCTTCCCGTGGCACGCCGGCGCCGTCTTCATGACGAGTCAGCTCTACCCGAACACCGCGGGCGCCATCTCTTGGCTGTGGGTGCCGTTCTACTTCTTCGGCATCCTCTCGCCGCTCGTGCTGTTCGCGATGGCGCTGACCGGCCACGGCTACACGCGGAACCCCGACCGCGGCGACGCCGCGCCCGCCGCGGACGACTGA
- a CDS encoding ferredoxin--NADP reductase, producing MSNTVVREHASQHDAIADLPLITRSARVTEVETMDQDRRPAVRAAVTDWLDEYGLLDEYGAVERDGDLAAVRKRLSRDGPADLARRVASLAERYDRPKPMLARARFATDDDVDFVAGQYVGLRYDGTSRAYSLSNSPTEDELEICVRRVPGGRLSPLICDDLSVGDEVTVRGPYGDLVLQDHSPRDLVFLATGTGVTPLKSMIDYVFETGRDEYGGEQRDVWLFLGAAWADDLPFREAFRERDRTRDNFHFVPCLSRELTLSEWDGETDYVQHALLKHTDPATVTAPLGERLEAWLREEPRSGVSKRLDPNDAEVYACGINAMVHSLVTAAEKLGVPPERILSEGFG from the coding sequence ATGTCCAACACCGTCGTTCGCGAGCACGCGTCCCAGCACGACGCCATCGCGGACCTCCCGCTCATCACGCGCTCCGCTCGCGTGACCGAGGTGGAGACGATGGACCAGGACCGCCGCCCCGCCGTCCGCGCCGCCGTCACCGACTGGCTCGACGAGTACGGCCTCCTCGACGAGTACGGCGCCGTCGAGCGCGACGGCGACCTCGCCGCGGTTCGGAAACGACTCTCCAGAGACGGGCCGGCGGACCTCGCGCGCCGGGTCGCGTCGCTCGCCGAGCGCTACGACCGCCCGAAACCGATGCTCGCCCGCGCCCGCTTCGCCACCGACGACGACGTCGACTTCGTCGCCGGCCAGTACGTCGGCCTCCGGTACGACGGCACCTCCCGCGCGTACTCGCTCTCGAACTCGCCGACCGAGGACGAACTCGAAATCTGCGTCCGGCGGGTACCGGGCGGCCGGCTCTCGCCGCTCATCTGCGACGACCTCTCGGTCGGCGACGAGGTGACCGTCCGCGGGCCGTACGGCGACCTGGTGCTCCAGGACCACTCTCCGCGCGACCTCGTCTTCCTCGCGACGGGCACCGGCGTCACGCCGCTGAAGAGCATGATAGACTACGTGTTCGAGACCGGGCGCGACGAGTACGGCGGCGAGCAGCGCGACGTCTGGCTGTTCCTCGGCGCCGCGTGGGCCGACGACCTGCCGTTCCGCGAGGCGTTCCGGGAGCGCGACCGCACCCGCGACAACTTCCACTTCGTCCCCTGTCTGAGTCGCGAGCTCACGCTCTCGGAGTGGGACGGCGAGACGGACTACGTCCAGCACGCGCTCCTGAAACACACCGACCCGGCCACTGTCACCGCGCCGCTGGGTGAGCGCCTGGAAGCCTGGCTCCGCGAGGAGCCCCGGTCGGGCGTGTCGAAGCGACTGGACCCGAACGACGCGGAGGTGTACGCCTGCGGCATCAACGCGATGGTCCACAGCCTCGTGACCGCGGCGGAGAAACTCGGCGTCCCGCCGGAGCGAATTCTCTCGGAAGGGTTCGGGTAG
- the ribB gene encoding 3,4-dihydroxy-2-butanone-4-phosphate synthase, with amino-acid sequence MSKSSNASRVEAAVAAFRAGEPVLVHDAADREGEVDLVYPAAAVTPADVARLRNDAGGLICVAVDDAAADAFDLPFLGDVIDHPAADHGHLGYDDRSSFSLPVNQRDTYTGITDDDRALTITELADAAADPASVDFAAEFRAPGHVHVLRSAPSLSHRKGHTELAVALAEEAGVAPAAVVCEMLDDETGEALSVADAKAYADREGLVYVEGSDLLAAFEN; translated from the coding sequence GTGTCGAAGAGCAGTAACGCCTCCCGCGTCGAAGCGGCGGTCGCGGCGTTCCGCGCCGGCGAGCCTGTGCTCGTCCACGACGCCGCCGACCGCGAGGGCGAAGTCGACCTCGTCTACCCCGCGGCGGCGGTCACGCCCGCGGACGTCGCGCGCCTCCGAAACGACGCCGGCGGCCTCATCTGCGTCGCCGTCGACGACGCCGCGGCGGACGCCTTCGACCTCCCGTTCCTCGGCGACGTCATCGACCACCCCGCAGCGGACCACGGCCACCTCGGGTACGACGACCGCTCGTCGTTCTCGCTGCCCGTGAACCAGCGCGACACGTACACGGGCATCACCGACGACGACCGCGCGCTCACCATCACGGAACTCGCCGACGCGGCCGCCGACCCCGCGAGCGTCGACTTCGCGGCGGAGTTCCGCGCGCCCGGCCACGTCCACGTCCTCCGCTCGGCGCCGTCGCTGTCCCACCGGAAGGGCCACACGGAACTCGCGGTCGCGCTCGCCGAGGAAGCCGGCGTCGCGCCCGCCGCGGTCGTCTGCGAGATGCTCGACGACGAGACGGGCGAAGCGCTCTCGGTCGCGGACGCGAAGGCGTACGCCGACCGCGAGGGCCTCGTCTACGTCGAGGGCAGCGACCTGCTGGCGGCGTTCGAGAACTGA
- a CDS encoding DUF120 domain-containing protein produces MSQATGTSEVGFDELAVLKLLALDGARRGEVKVSCGDLAGRLDASNQTASRRLQALEDAGLVRRDLVNDGQWVAITDDGERTLEREYEDYRRIFEDAGELALEGTVTSGMGEGRHYISLPGYMRQFEEKLGYEPYLGTLNVDLSAESQRARSALEAMDGVRIEGWEDEERTYGPATCYHATVESDDGTFSPAHVIVPDRTHHDETQVELIAPEKLREELGLLDDDEVTVRVEEQ; encoded by the coding sequence ATGTCGCAAGCAACGGGCACGAGCGAGGTCGGGTTCGACGAGCTCGCCGTGCTGAAGCTGCTCGCGCTCGACGGCGCGCGCCGCGGCGAAGTCAAGGTCTCCTGCGGGGACCTCGCGGGCCGCCTCGACGCCTCCAACCAGACCGCCTCCCGGCGCCTCCAAGCGCTGGAGGACGCGGGCCTCGTCCGGCGGGATCTCGTCAACGACGGCCAGTGGGTCGCCATCACCGACGACGGCGAGCGCACGCTCGAACGCGAGTACGAGGACTACCGCCGCATCTTCGAGGACGCCGGCGAACTCGCCCTGGAAGGGACCGTCACCAGCGGGATGGGCGAGGGCCGCCACTACATCAGCCTCCCCGGCTACATGCGCCAGTTCGAGGAGAAGCTCGGCTACGAGCCGTACCTCGGCACGCTCAACGTCGACCTCAGCGCGGAGAGCCAACGCGCCCGCTCCGCGCTGGAAGCGATGGACGGCGTCCGCATCGAGGGCTGGGAGGACGAGGAGCGCACCTACGGCCCGGCGACGTGCTACCACGCCACCGTCGAGAGCGACGACGGCACGTTCTCGCCCGCGCACGTCATCGTCCCGGACCGCACCCACCACGACGAGACGCAGGTCGAACTCATCGCGCCGGAGAAGCTCCGCGAGGAACTCGGCCTGCTCGACGACGACGAGGTGACTGTCCGTGTCGAAGAGCAGTAA
- the twy1 gene encoding 4-demethylwyosine synthase TYW1, translated as MPKQVDDPDYHHDNHTAAQTCGWTANSLRGEGTCYKHAFYGIRSHRCIQMTPVVRCNERCVFCWRDHAGHTYELDGVEWDDPEAVVDASIELQKKLLSGFGGNDEVPRERFEEAMDPRHVAISLDGEPTLYPYLPELLEEFHDRGLTTFLVSNGTRPDVLAECDPTQLYVSVDAPERATFDDVVGATEDDAWEKLVDTMDVLHDKDDTRTVLRTTLVGGENMQNPDWYAGFFERADPDFVELKAYMHVGDSRDRLDRDAMPNHEDVLEFAREVQAHMPEHTVLRDQEVSRVALLAREQDTWVPKLRADSEFWAGSTAD; from the coding sequence ATGCCCAAGCAGGTGGACGACCCGGACTACCACCACGACAACCACACCGCCGCGCAGACGTGTGGCTGGACGGCGAACTCCCTGCGCGGCGAGGGCACCTGTTACAAGCACGCGTTCTACGGCATCCGCTCGCACCGCTGCATCCAGATGACGCCCGTGGTGCGCTGCAACGAGCGCTGCGTGTTCTGCTGGCGCGACCACGCTGGCCACACGTACGAGCTGGACGGCGTGGAGTGGGACGACCCGGAGGCGGTGGTGGACGCCTCCATCGAACTCCAGAAGAAACTGCTCTCGGGGTTCGGCGGCAACGACGAGGTGCCCCGCGAGCGCTTCGAGGAGGCGATGGACCCGCGCCACGTCGCCATCTCGCTGGACGGCGAACCGACGCTGTACCCCTACCTCCCGGAGCTACTGGAGGAGTTCCACGACCGCGGACTGACGACGTTCCTCGTCTCGAACGGCACGCGGCCCGACGTGTTGGCGGAGTGCGACCCGACGCAGTTGTACGTCTCCGTGGACGCTCCCGAGCGCGCGACGTTCGACGACGTGGTGGGCGCGACGGAGGACGACGCGTGGGAGAAGCTCGTGGACACGATGGACGTGCTCCACGACAAAGACGACACGCGGACGGTCCTGCGGACGACGCTGGTCGGCGGCGAGAACATGCAGAACCCGGACTGGTACGCGGGCTTCTTCGAGCGCGCGGACCCCGACTTCGTGGAGCTGAAGGCGTACATGCACGTCGGGGACTCGCGGGACCGCCTCGACCGGGACGCGATGCCGAATCACGAGGACGTCCTCGAATTCGCCCGCGAGGTGCAAGCGCACATGCCCGAGCACACGGTGTTGCGCGACCAAGAGGTCTCGCGGGTGGCGCTGCTCGCCCGCGAGCAGGACACGTGGGTGCCGAAGCTCCGCGCGGACTCGGAGTTCTGGGCGGGCTCGACGGCGGACTGA